The Anaeromyxobacter diazotrophicus nucleotide sequence GCGCGCGAGGCCTCCGAGGACGAGGCGACGAAGCAGGTGGGCGGCGACCTCGCCCTCAAGACCGAGGCCGAGCTCACGCAGGCCTACGGCAAGGCGTTCGCCGACGCGGCGCTCAAGCTGAAGGACAACGAGACCTCGCCGGTGGTGGTGGAGGGCGCGCACGGCCTGCACCTCGTCCGCGCGCTGGGCCGCCAGCCGGAGATGAACCGCACCTTCGAGGAGGTGAAGCCCCAGATCGCGGCCCGCCTCTCGAGCCAGAAGAAGACCAAGGACTTCGACGAGTTCGTGAAGAAGCTGCGCGAGGACGCCCACATCCAGGTGAACGACCAGGAGCTCGAGAAGGTCGCCGTCGCGGCCGCCCCCGCGGGCGGCGCCATGGGCGGGATGATGGGCGGCGCGATGATGGGCGGCCCCATGGGCGGCGCGCCGCACGGCGCGATGCCCCAGCGCCCGGGCGCGGCCACCGCGACCCCGGCGCCCGCCGCGCCGGCGCCGGCCCGGTAGGCGCGCGACGCCCGGAGGAGCGCGTTGCGCCCCGCAGCCCTCACCCTCGCCGCCCTCGCCGCAGCCGGCCTCGCCGCCGGCTGCGGACGCGGGGGCGACCGCTCCGCCGCCGCCGGTCCGAAGCCGGTGGCGACGGTGGACGGCGAGCCCATCTCGGCCGAGGCGCTGCGCCGGGAGCTCGACCACGCCCGCGCCCAGGGCGGCGAGGGCGGCTCGCCCGACGGCGTGCTGCGCCGGCGGCTGCTCGACGACGCGATCGACCGCGCGCTCCTCCTGCAGGAGGCGAAGGCGCGCTCGATCGCGATCGGACAGGACCAGGTCGAGCGGGCGCTCCTGCGCGTGCGCAGCGAGTACACCGGCTCGCACTTCGACGACCTGCTCGCCGAGGAGCGCACGAGCGAGGCCGAGCTCAAGGCGAAGCTGCGCGACCAGCTCACGGTGGAGCGGCTCTTCGCCGAGCAGGTCTTCCCGAAGGCGCAGGTGGACCCGGCGGAGGTCGCCCGCTACTACGCCGAGCACCCGCAGGAGTTCGAGCAGCCGCAGCAGGTGCGCGCCTCGCAGATCGTCGTCCGCACCCGCGAGGAGGCGCAGAAGCTCCGGGACGAGGTGCGCCGGCGCCCGCAGAGCTTCGCCGAGGTGGCGCGCCGCGCCTCGATGGGCCCGGAGGCGAAGGAGGGCGGCGACCTGGGCTGGTTCGGCAAGGCCTCGGGCATGCCCGAGGTCTTCGACACCTGCTTCGCCCTGCCGCTGCAGGCGGTCTCGCAGGTGACGCCGTCGCCGTACGGCTTCCACCTGTTCAAGGTCACCGCGCGCCGCCCGGCGCAGCGGCGCCCGCTCGACGAGGTGCGGCCGGCCATCCAGG carries:
- a CDS encoding peptidylprolyl isomerase, which translates into the protein MRPAALTLAALAAAGLAAGCGRGGDRSAAAGPKPVATVDGEPISAEALRRELDHARAQGGEGGSPDGVLRRRLLDDAIDRALLLQEAKARSIAIGQDQVERALLRVRSEYTGSHFDDLLAEERTSEAELKAKLRDQLTVERLFAEQVFPKAQVDPAEVARYYAEHPQEFEQPQQVRASQIVVRTREEAQKLRDEVRRRPQSFAEVARRASMGPEAKEGGDLGWFGKASGMPEVFDTCFALPLQAVSQVTPSPYGFHLFKVTARRPAQRRPLDEVRPAIQERLVREKRARAQEEYLAALRARAKIHVDEQALGAVAP